The Manduca sexta isolate Smith_Timp_Sample1 chromosome 9, JHU_Msex_v1.0, whole genome shotgun sequence genome segment aactaATAAGTCGCTATTCATATTGATTTCAATAATTACTTTACCCTGGCTATTTTCTAGGTTAAACTAGATACTAGAGGAAAACGGAAGTACACGGACAGTAGTTCTTTCTCAATATCTCTATCTTTTTCATGTGCTATAAATCGCTTGAGAAAGACAGAGATAACATTATTGTCTATTAGTGAAAAGTTGTCGTTGTCCCTTTTTTATCACTAAGTAAGGCAGGTCATAGGTGTTTTGCTTGTGAcatgtacaatttaataatcatgttttacttttaaaaacctTAAATTGTCCCAAAAGTATGCattgtaattcaatatttttattgcgtaatatgaaataatatcgtTATATTCataacatgttatttatttaaatttatgatatcTGTAACATTCTATATTTCTTATTTCTATTTCCCTTATAAaagtaacacaaaaatattttaattttgttatgacTTTGTGTTTCTCAGCTGTGTCACATTTTGTCAAATCTATACGTCAATGTCATTTTATGACTAAGGTTGCAAATAGTTGTAGATAAACAAGAACAAGTATTAGAAACTAAAAATTATAGTAAGATTTCATAATACTAAAGTGAGTTCACAATAAGAAAGGATGTCTACCATGGCGGGCTCCTCTTGGGAAGGTGGGTAACTAAATTATAAAGGATAATTACCGGTATCATAAGAGCATGTTGTGACGTTGCATTCGCATTCtgtaataaattcttaaaataacgGGAACAACAACAAAGTTGCATTATAGTTCAAATAATCAGCTGCTATTTACTTCACAGCTAAGTAAGAAGGGAAATGTGACacaattcgatatttaaaactgttactcTGCTTACTGCTATGATTGTGATGAAATTTGAATAGCTACTGATTCGTCTCATACATATCAATGAAGAATGCAAATccacattaaatattactttcaaaTCTTTCGATATCAATAAGTCtagttatacataaaatttttgtacatatagaataatactTGCACTTATCTGTCTTCAGTTTACTTAAACCTATTTCAACCACAATGCCCAATGGCATTATAATTGCTGACAATAAAGGGTAAtgacctttaaaataaatagatttgtgTATAATTCAACAAATTTTGTATGATTGGTCTTTGTTCATTGTAGTTACACCATCTCTTCATCTGTTCATAAGCAGCAATGAACTAAGACATAGGAAGTAGATGGTATCATAGCTGTCCccatttagataaaattttatggtCTATTGGCactaagtttttattttttgtagataatGTTATGGGTTATGTGCTTTTATATACATGTAGATTAATATTAGtctacaaaatatgtaaacacaTAACTATCTTTAATCCatgaataaatacaatataacacATCCTTagcgtttgtatttttataaagaaatatatattgtttgcCCTTATTTTACAGAGCTAAGAAAACAAGCTCGGCAGTTGGAGAATGACATAGATGTGAAGTTGGTAGCGTTCAGTAAACTTGGTATGAGTACCGGCACGGCAGGTCTAAGCTCGGGAGAGTGTTCCGCTTATAAACAGCGATGACATGTTCGACACAATGTCCATGGAATTACAGCAGTTACTTATTAAGGGTGGGCAATAAAGGCAAcaaacaatgtatttattacctTCATTGCAATAGACCACATACCTCGTGTTTAGAACTGTAGGCAACATTTTACTTCATAACTAGCCTCTTAttctttatgataaaaaaaatatactagaaaTCCCACACACTGGCTGTTATTTCCATCCtgtgattatattttgtagtttaaaactaataacattttagtgATCCGTAATGTTTAATATGTTGTCTTGATCTTGGCCCAGGTATTTTAAGTATTACCTTTGTACTTATTGGTTATATTTCCCAATATCATTATACATATTCTGTGAtggtttacattattatttgtaataaaatatttcttgtttcaGTTATCATCAATAAATGACAAAATGGCAGACTTAGCGCCAAGTGGAACTGCTACAATGCACACTATCAAAAGGCACAGAGAAAtattaatggtattttttaCCACATAACAAGTAGGCCAGGAGTTACAAATCATACTACTTTTagatattgtgtattttttggttttaacaATAAGACCTAGTAACAATGGCGGCCTTAGATTGGAACCAAACGAAAAGGCCTTAGTTTGATATCTTGTGAGGTTCCCTGATTAAGCATGGTTGCCTGGTTCGTCCTGCCTGTGTAAAGCTACTACTGACTAATAATATAAGATATGTGGTATTTGACATAACCATAGAACACCCAGAATTTCAGTAACCACATCTACgatgatatatttttctttgacaaatacattcaaatattttttttataaccaatCATTTATCCCATTCAGAGCCAACCTTAGGTATTAGGGGTACACCCTCTGTCGATTGATTCTGAATACACCCCATAAGACTAGTTGTCTCGGGCGGCCGCCCTGCTTgctattgataatataattcgtCCAGGACTACCAACAAGAGTTCTCGAAGACATCAGCGAGGGTGAGCGCCCGGCGAGAGCGCGAGGAGTTGCTGCGAGGTGGCAGTCCGCCGCCCTCTGCCGTCATGGGGCTCAGCCGACGCGACCAGTATGCTAAGGAAGCTAATCATTTGCACAGGTACATTATTCTGCGATACACTATAATGCActcttaataaataatgacctatttcaaaattgataatttgtggcagtcgtcggataactatttttttaataccctttttttatagttgctttaaaattgagcttattaaagatcgataaaaaattaaacctatagcatgaaaaaagaagggaaaaaatttaaaggtcgcaaacagaaattggttgtgtGATGATTCCcaaaaattggcaattttgaaatggccattattttattaagagggcgaaataataggaaatatactcaacatgtttatttacaaataaggCAGAAACATTTTGCAAGTGTTTATGGCATGagtgaattattataaattaccatTAATTTATTGCACGGTGTTTTCGTGTGGTTTCTAAAGTgatgaatttgttaattattgtgaTTAGTAAATTAACAATCGCGGGTTATTAACTATTGTGTTGTTCCATTTCAGTTCTCACATGTTAGTGGACGAGCAAATCAACATAGCGATGGAGGCGCGCGAACACCTTACGTCTCAGCGGCAGACTTTCAAACGGATGCAAACCAGATTCAACGACATCGCCAATAGGTAATAAATTGggactaattaaaaaattacaacatttcACCtataattcgtaaaaaaaaaagcatttttttgtaatgccaaataattaaagaataaaaaccgttcattttttgttgttgaatgaaatttattgacaaaatgCTTGCCTGATGTTTGAAAACTGGTCATAATTGCTTATAAAGAAAGGGTAGGACTAAggaatttaaatgataattatatgttttatttttttgtttccagGTTTCCAATGCTAAATAGTCTGATCTACCGGATAAACGCCCGCAAGCGTCGTGATTCCCTAATCATAGGTCTCGTGGTTGCGGTCTGCACATTCCTATTGCTGCTCTATGCATTCCATTGAATTGTACTGTGTGATATGTTACTGGGAAGGCTTTTCATATAGGCTCCTATATGCTCGACAAGTTTTAATGGTCAGGTAATTTTGGTAATCTTATTTCCTGATAATTTATCCTGTTTTGAACATTTCCAAATCCCCTTTAGTATTTTCTTGGTAGGTAAATGCAACATTGAAACTTacttttagtttgttttttttatatgcgtaTTCGAAATAATGTTGTCCCTTTCTCACTTATATCACAAAAGTCAATTTTTcagatatgaaattaaaatatgtacaaattttttttatatcactccATAAAGggatttaaataactttttttttcgaGATACATGgttaagaaaaatatgtattgttaatttaattggttgtaaaaaagttattaaaaataactgttaaGTTGATACTCGATTGTTAATTCCAAAAACTAAAAAGCAATGCGTAAAACTAAGTTGTtacttatgaatatattttaaccgAGCACTTAATGAATGTGTAACTTGCAATAATTTTCGTAAATCGTTGAAGTTGGTTATATATTAAGATAATTGTAACatagaaatatgtaaatatttataatctatgtgtaataattattttataataataaaactaactaTTTTATGGTAATctttaattcatttttactCCAAAGAGATCCATATGCAACGACTCGTTTGTTCAAAATAAACTTCGTACCATTTGCTCAGAAAACTGGTTTACACTAATTAATTAACTTAGCATTTGCTTATATTGCTTAGATGCATAGTTAACGAAAGTTTGtagatatacaaaaacaaatatgcgTAACGAAAACAATTAACAAGTGAATTAAGCTAGAATGATATTACAATGGTTCATTGTAAtccatcaaaatttataaaaagaaaaaaacaatgtgCTAAACATAGCAAGTCGCAGTTTGGAATCCAACTTACGAGTCTAATAATGATAGTAGACTCAACAAAGAGTCTTAGCAGAGGCCTCGCTCTTATAGGGGCCCTGCGCGGTGCCTTTGAGGACTTCTTTTACGATTCTACTgacaaaactgttaaaaccgaGAAACGTTATTTTGCTCCCCACGATGACTTGTgtcgtttttttgtttgttatcgCATGGGGTCTTGCttcgtttagggccgccactaaCTCTTAGTGCATTCTTAAGTCAATAGTAAACGAAGAGCAGTCAGAATCATGTTACAGTATTGAATATAGCATGTAACACTGATTCCCAAATTGTAATTCCTTCTTTGAACATAACAACTTAAAACTACAACTGTATAATGATTTGTTGAACACATGATCTGTACGATAATACGATGCTTTGGAAAAGAAATTCATTTAACCACTGTAAAACCATAGATTACCGGGCTTATTCAATCTCTGTATCACTTCCGAGTgcagtaaaaaaacattattactcTATTATTTTCCCAGTAAATACCCTTCACCGCCATGCAAGGCATCTCTATGGGACTTCAGTGTGCCCCTTTGTGCAAAACTTTTTTCACATATCTCACATCGATAGGGGCGTTCTCCAGTGTGTGTTCTTATGTGCTTTTCTAAGTCTCCTTTTGTTGCGAATTTTTTTCCACAGGCGTCAAGCGggcacattatatttttaaaatgcagtCGTTGATGAAGGTATAATTTTTTCTGTGTTTCGAATATCTTATGACATacctgaaatatttttaatagatgtttcaaataaaattatattacggtAAATATCCTACATCTTACGACAAATCCAATACCTTACGACATATCCCACTTATTTCGACATATTCCAAATATTACGACCTATCTTACATGTTAAGACTATAAtaaaggtgatttttttttcaaacatttacGTAGAGATAAGAatgtatattacttatatttattacaacatacttttagaggaaaatatatttaatccagtGGCAGTGTATAATGGTTCTGGGTTCTGTTATTTTCCAGAAAAGGTCGAGTTCATACGGTCGACTAGACCGTAtgcaaaactaaattaaacacTAAAGTAATCTCGTCAGCAAACTAATATTGCAGTAAAATGAGGATAGTcggaaaaaaaaagttattataagaTTTGTCTTTAAACATAATTTGCACAACACTTACTTTACAttctaaatcatttttaaacttttctaatttaattGGCCTGGGAACTTGCTGATCTAGTTTAGGTACTTGTTGGGCCAAGTGATTATCCTCTGTAGAAGACCTCCTTGTAGGGCTCTATAATTagaatattaagaaataattaccaTATAACATAagaaccataatataaacattaataaattgcaAGATCTCACCATTGTTACTGAGGGTTCAAATATATCTTTTCTAACTGATAAGACTTGAATTGTTGGTGAACTAGGCctctgaaaaatattatacaataatatataaattactagcttttgctttcggcttcgcccgcgtgaatgagttttccgggataatttttttgcGACTTACTTGATAGGTATCgctatattatgaccaaattacacaaaatcattataaa includes the following:
- the LOC115453134 gene encoding zinc finger and BTB domain-containing protein 49; protein product: MEEKRLIMIDDMCRLCLENAGAINLYETQDLVKDIYTSTAVNVFKRNNLPQKICKICYEIIHSVKNLKIVAMKSDSYLRSLFGVDIEDEMEDDLNLQDESNISQRSETRSVFFAKDDASNINNGITSFTKNCESRPSSPTIQVLSVRKDIFEPSVTMSPTRRSSTEDNHLAQQVPKLDQQVPRPIKLEKFKNDLECKVCHKIFETQKKLYLHQRLHFKNIMCPLDACGKKFATKGDLEKHIRTHTGERPYRCEICEKSFAQRGTLKSHRDALHGGEGYLLGK
- the LOC119188791 gene encoding LOW QUALITY PROTEIN: Golgi SNAP receptor complex member 1-like (The sequence of the model RefSeq protein was modified relative to this genomic sequence to represent the inferred CDS: deleted 1 base in 1 codon); this encodes MSTMAGSSWEELRKQARQLENDIDVKLVAFSKLGMSTGTAGLSSESVPLINSDDMFDTMSMELQQLLFQLSSINDKMADLAPSGTATMHTIKRHREILMDYQQEFSKTSARVSARREREELLRGGSPPPSAVMGLSRRDQYAKEANHLHSSHMLVDEQINIAMEAREHLTSQRQTFKRMQTRFNDIANRFPMLNSLIYRINARKRRDSLIIGLVVAVCTFLLLLYAFH